One stretch of Thermus hydrothermalis DNA includes these proteins:
- the argH gene encoding argininosuccinate lyase — protein MAHRTWGGRFQEGPDALAARFNASLSFDRALWREDLWQNRVHARMLQAVGLLSEEELEAILKGLDQIEEEIEAGTFPWREDLEDVHMNLEARLMELIGPPGGKLHTARSRNDQVATDFRLFLRAALDELLALLLEVRRVLVREAEKHLEPLFVLPGYTHLQRAQPILLSHWFLAYYEMLTRDAGRLLDARTRLNESPLGAAALAGTGFPIDRHFTAKELGFERPMRNSLDAVGSRDFALEVLSALNIGMLHLSRLAEELILYSTEEFGFVEVPDAFATGSSIMPQKKNPDILELIRAKAGRVLGALVGLSAVVKGLPLAYNKDLQEDKEPLLDALATYRDSLKLLAALLPGLKWRRERMWRAAEEGFSLATELADYLAAKGLPFREAHHVVGRLVRRLLEEGRGLKDLSLEELQEAHPLFAEDALGLLRLETAIHRRQSFGGTAPEAVRARVLEAKEEVGLA, from the coding sequence GTGGCGCATAGGACCTGGGGAGGCCGCTTCCAGGAGGGCCCGGATGCCCTCGCCGCCCGTTTCAACGCTTCCCTTTCCTTTGACCGGGCCCTTTGGCGGGAGGACCTCTGGCAAAACCGGGTCCACGCCCGCATGCTCCAGGCGGTGGGCCTCCTTTCGGAGGAGGAGCTAGAGGCCATCCTGAAGGGGCTAGACCAGATAGAGGAGGAGATTGAGGCGGGCACGTTTCCCTGGCGGGAGGACCTCGAGGACGTGCACATGAACCTCGAGGCCCGCCTCATGGAGCTCATCGGCCCCCCGGGGGGCAAGCTCCACACGGCCCGTAGCCGCAACGACCAGGTGGCCACGGACTTTAGGCTTTTCCTGCGGGCGGCCCTAGACGAGCTTCTTGCCCTCCTCTTGGAGGTGCGCCGGGTCCTCGTGCGGGAGGCGGAAAAGCACTTAGAACCCCTTTTCGTCCTTCCCGGCTACACCCACCTGCAACGGGCCCAGCCCATCCTCCTTTCCCACTGGTTCTTGGCCTACTACGAGATGCTCACCCGGGATGCCGGAAGGCTTCTGGACGCCCGCACCCGCCTCAACGAAAGCCCCTTAGGGGCCGCTGCCCTGGCGGGCACGGGCTTCCCCATAGACCGCCACTTCACCGCCAAGGAGCTCGGCTTTGAGCGCCCCATGCGCAACTCCCTGGACGCCGTGGGGAGCCGGGACTTCGCCCTGGAGGTCCTTTCCGCCTTAAATATCGGCATGCTCCACCTTTCCCGCTTGGCGGAGGAGCTCATCCTCTATAGCACGGAGGAGTTCGGCTTCGTGGAGGTTCCCGATGCCTTCGCCACCGGCTCCTCCATCATGCCCCAGAAGAAGAACCCGGACATCCTGGAGCTCATCCGGGCCAAGGCGGGGAGGGTGCTCGGGGCCTTGGTGGGGCTTTCCGCCGTGGTGAAGGGCCTGCCCCTGGCCTACAACAAGGACCTGCAGGAGGACAAGGAGCCCTTGTTGGACGCCCTCGCCACCTACCGGGATAGCCTCAAGCTCCTCGCTGCCCTATTGCCGGGCCTCAAGTGGCGCCGGGAAAGGATGTGGCGGGCGGCGGAGGAAGGGTTTTCCCTGGCCACGGAGCTCGCCGACTACCTGGCGGCAAAGGGCCTCCCCTTCCGGGAGGCCCACCACGTGGTGGGGCGGCTGGTGCGGCGGCTTCTGGAGGAGGGGAGGGGGCTTAAGGATCTGAGCCTGGAAGAACTACAGGAAGCCCACCCCCTCTTCGCCGAGGATGCCCTAGGCCTTCTGCGCCTAGAAACCGCCATCCACCGCCGCCAATCCTTTGGGGGCACGGCCCCGGAGGCGGTGCGGGCGAGGGTGTTGGAGGCCAAGGAGGAGGTGGGCCTTGCTTGA
- a CDS encoding N-acetyltransferase: MLELELPTAALPEVRPQAGVELRKARLSDVDAIYWLIRYWAEKGLMLVRSHSHLYENIRDFQVLEDEDGHIVGTVALHVLWRDLAEIRGLAVHPARQGQGLGRWLVLGAEREARDLGLPRVFAWTLQVNFFRNLGYQVTSREALPPKVWSECNACPFYENCREIAVIKHLSPGAFGG, from the coding sequence TTGCTTGAACTGGAGCTTCCCACGGCGGCGCTCCCCGAGGTGCGCCCCCAGGCGGGGGTGGAGCTGAGGAAGGCGCGTCTAAGCGACGTGGACGCCATCTACTGGCTCATCCGCTACTGGGCGGAGAAGGGCTTGATGCTCGTCCGGAGCCACAGCCACCTTTACGAGAACATCCGCGACTTCCAGGTCCTGGAGGACGAGGACGGCCACATCGTGGGCACCGTGGCCCTCCACGTCCTCTGGCGGGACCTGGCGGAGATCCGGGGCCTCGCCGTCCACCCGGCGCGGCAGGGACAGGGCCTTGGGCGCTGGCTGGTCCTCGGGGCGGAGCGGGAGGCCCGCGACCTCGGGCTTCCCCGGGTCTTCGCCTGGACGCTTCAGGTGAACTTCTTCCGCAACCTGGGCTACCAGGTGACGAGCCGGGAGGCCCTTCCCCCCAAGGTGTGGAGCGAGTGCAACGCCTGCCCCTTTTACGAGAACTGCCGGGAGATCGCCGTCATCAAGCACCTTTCCCCAGGGGCCTTTGGGGGCTAG
- the carA gene encoding glutamine-hydrolyzing carbamoyl-phosphate synthase small subunit, which produces MGVKERAVLVLEDGTVYRGYAFGARGKTVGEVVFNTAQTGYQEIMTDPSYHGQIVVMTYPHQGNYGVNVYDMQSNRPWVRGFVAKEFSRVASNPRAQQTIGEFMEFYGVVGIEGIDTRALVRKIREGGVLKGVIAHASLYGSPDHDFTEEELEALRQEAKAWTDIDGRDMTPEVSTPLPYAWPTLKSGRRIVVMDFGIKHAIVENLAALGFEILVVPGKTPASQIMALEPHGLLISNGPGDPSMPRYAHETIWKLMGLLPTFGICLGHQLLALAAGGRTYKMKFGHRGANHPVKNLLTGKVEITSQNHGYAVDIDSLKEFRPTHINLNDGTLEGMAHARYPVFSVQYHPEAAPGPHDALYLFRRFLEEVEAFHGATGLPVEKRRPDGHGI; this is translated from the coding sequence ATGGGAGTAAAGGAGCGCGCCGTTTTGGTCCTGGAAGACGGCACCGTCTACCGCGGTTACGCCTTCGGCGCCCGGGGGAAGACGGTGGGGGAGGTGGTCTTCAACACCGCCCAGACGGGCTACCAGGAGATCATGACCGACCCCAGCTACCACGGGCAGATCGTGGTCATGACCTACCCCCACCAGGGCAACTACGGGGTGAACGTCTACGACATGCAGTCCAACCGTCCCTGGGTGCGGGGCTTCGTGGCCAAGGAGTTTAGCCGCGTGGCCTCTAACCCCCGGGCCCAGCAGACCATCGGGGAGTTCATGGAGTTCTACGGGGTGGTGGGGATTGAGGGCATAGACACCCGGGCCCTGGTGCGCAAGATCCGGGAAGGGGGGGTCTTGAAGGGGGTTATCGCCCACGCAAGCCTCTACGGGAGCCCCGACCACGACTTCACGGAGGAGGAGCTGGAGGCGTTGCGCCAGGAGGCCAAGGCCTGGACGGACATTGACGGGCGGGACATGACCCCCGAGGTCTCCACCCCCCTGCCCTACGCCTGGCCCACCCTGAAGTCCGGGCGGCGCATCGTGGTCATGGACTTCGGCATCAAGCATGCCATCGTGGAGAACCTGGCCGCCTTGGGCTTTGAGATCCTCGTGGTCCCGGGCAAGACCCCGGCGAGCCAGATCATGGCCCTGGAGCCCCACGGCCTCCTCATCAGCAACGGTCCCGGCGATCCCTCCATGCCCCGCTACGCCCACGAAACCATCTGGAAGCTCATGGGGCTTCTCCCCACCTTCGGCATCTGCCTGGGGCACCAGCTTCTCGCCCTGGCGGCGGGGGGGCGCACCTACAAGATGAAGTTCGGCCACCGCGGGGCCAACCACCCGGTGAAGAACCTCCTCACGGGGAAGGTGGAGATCACCAGCCAGAACCACGGCTACGCCGTGGACATAGACTCCCTAAAGGAGTTCCGCCCCACCCACATCAACCTGAACGACGGGACCCTCGAGGGCATGGCCCACGCCCGCTACCCCGTCTTCTCCGTGCAGTACCACCCCGAGGCGGCCCCGGGCCCCCACGACGCCCTCTACCTCTTCCGCCGCTTCCTGGAGGAGGTGGAGGCCTTCCACGGGGCCACGGGCCTCCCCGTGGAGAAGCGCCGGCCGGACGGGCACGGCATCTAG
- a CDS encoding formate--tetrahydrofolate ligase, whose product MIVKEALLPIEEVAAKLGLGRERLYLYGPHMAKVLGEPPKAKGRLILVTAITPTPAGEGKTTTAIGLVDALWRLGKRAALALREPSLGPVFGVKGGATGGGKARIEPRHEINLHFTGDFHAVTSAVNLLNALLDNHLHQGNELGIDPRRIELKRAIDMNDRALRHIVLGLGGKAHGVPREGGFELTVASEVMALMSLARDFKDLKRRLGEIRLGFTLEGQPVYAKDLGAVGAMAALLRQAFLPNLVQTAEGNPAFVHMGPFGNIAHGTNSVRASLFALGLADYVVQEAGFATDLGMEKFMNVVARTAGLIPEAVVLVATIRALRYHGGQDAYEMPDPKAVKEGLANLEKHVENVRLFGYTPVLALNRFPTDAEEEIALVRDFARERGLPFALSEVYAKGGEGGLELAERVLEALSLPHAYRPLYPLEAPLEEKVATIAKEVYGALGVEWSEEAKRALRAAKKEGCEALPVVMAKAATSLSDNPKLRGRPKGFTVRVTDLKCRFGAGFVVVYMGGIETLPGLPKVPQALRIDVDEEGNIRGMDY is encoded by the coding sequence GTGATCGTCAAGGAAGCGCTTCTTCCCATAGAAGAGGTGGCGGCCAAGCTCGGCCTAGGCCGCGAGCGGCTTTACCTCTACGGCCCCCACATGGCCAAGGTCCTGGGCGAGCCCCCCAAGGCCAAGGGGCGGCTCATCCTGGTCACCGCCATCACCCCCACCCCGGCGGGAGAGGGCAAGACCACCACCGCCATCGGCCTGGTGGACGCCCTGTGGCGGCTCGGCAAGCGGGCCGCCTTGGCCCTCCGGGAGCCCTCCTTGGGCCCGGTCTTCGGGGTGAAGGGCGGGGCCACGGGGGGCGGAAAGGCCCGCATTGAGCCCCGGCACGAGATCAACCTGCACTTCACCGGGGACTTCCACGCGGTGACCTCAGCGGTGAACCTCCTCAACGCCCTTTTGGACAACCACCTGCACCAAGGGAACGAGCTCGGGATTGACCCGAGGCGCATTGAGCTCAAGCGGGCCATTGACATGAACGACCGGGCCCTGCGCCACATCGTCTTGGGCTTAGGGGGCAAGGCCCACGGGGTGCCCCGGGAAGGGGGGTTTGAGCTCACCGTGGCCAGCGAGGTCATGGCCCTCATGAGCCTGGCCCGGGACTTTAAAGACCTGAAGCGGCGTCTTGGGGAGATCCGCCTGGGCTTCACCCTCGAGGGCCAGCCGGTCTACGCCAAGGACCTGGGGGCGGTGGGGGCCATGGCCGCCCTCCTCCGCCAGGCCTTCCTGCCCAACCTGGTGCAGACGGCGGAGGGGAACCCCGCCTTCGTCCACATGGGGCCGTTTGGCAACATCGCCCACGGCACCAACTCCGTGCGGGCGAGCCTTTTCGCCCTGGGCCTGGCAGACTACGTGGTCCAGGAGGCGGGCTTCGCCACCGATTTGGGCATGGAGAAGTTCATGAACGTGGTGGCCCGCACCGCAGGGCTCATCCCCGAGGCGGTGGTCTTGGTGGCCACCATCCGCGCCCTGCGCTACCACGGGGGGCAGGACGCCTACGAAATGCCCGACCCCAAGGCGGTGAAGGAGGGCTTGGCCAACCTGGAAAAGCACGTGGAGAACGTGCGGCTTTTCGGCTACACCCCGGTTTTGGCCCTGAACCGCTTCCCCACGGACGCCGAGGAGGAGATCGCCCTGGTGCGGGATTTCGCCCGGGAAAGGGGCCTCCCCTTCGCCCTAAGCGAGGTGTACGCCAAGGGGGGCGAGGGAGGGTTAGAACTGGCGGAAAGGGTGCTGGAAGCCCTCTCCCTTCCCCACGCCTACCGCCCCCTCTACCCCCTGGAAGCCCCCTTGGAGGAGAAGGTGGCCACCATCGCCAAGGAGGTCTACGGGGCCCTAGGGGTGGAGTGGAGCGAGGAGGCCAAGCGGGCCCTTCGGGCGGCCAAGAAGGAGGGGTGCGAGGCCTTGCCCGTGGTCATGGCCAAGGCGGCCACCTCCCTCTCCGATAACCCCAAGCTCCGGGGCCGGCCCAAGGGCTTCACCGTGCGGGTCACGGACCTTAAGTGCCGCTTTGGGGCAGGGTTTGTGGTGGTCTACATGGGGGGGATTGAGACCCTGCCCGGCCTGCCCAAGGTGCCCCAGGCCCTCCGGATTGACGTGGACGAGGAGGGGAATATCCGGGGCATGGACTACTAG
- a CDS encoding threonine/serine dehydratase, translating to MDLAEIHAAFRRIAPYTHRTPLLTSRLLDALLGKRLLLKAEHLQKTGSFKARGALSKALTLESPKGLLAVSSGNHAQGVAYAAQVLGVKALIVMPEDASPFKKAATRAYGAEVYDQGVTVANREEVAKALLQETGYAFLHPFDDPWVVAGQGTVGLELLAQAGKRGLFPEAVLAPVGGGGLLAGVATAIKALSPTTRVYGVEPVGADDARQSLLKGEIVRLAEPPRTRADGVRTLSLGRLTFPILKEKVDGILAVSEEALLEAERLLFTRTKQVVEPTGALPLAAVLEHGASLPETLALVLSGGNRDFSP from the coding sequence ATGGACCTGGCAGAGATCCACGCCGCCTTCCGCCGCATCGCCCCCTACACCCACCGCACCCCCCTCCTCACCTCGAGGCTCCTGGACGCCCTCTTGGGGAAGCGCCTCCTCCTCAAGGCCGAGCACCTGCAGAAGACCGGGAGCTTCAAGGCCCGGGGGGCCCTTTCCAAGGCCCTCACCCTGGAAAGCCCCAAGGGCCTCCTGGCGGTTTCCAGCGGCAACCACGCCCAAGGGGTGGCCTACGCCGCCCAGGTCCTCGGGGTCAAGGCCCTCATCGTCATGCCCGAGGACGCAAGCCCCTTCAAGAAGGCGGCAACCCGGGCCTACGGGGCCGAGGTTTACGACCAAGGGGTGACCGTGGCCAACCGGGAGGAGGTGGCCAAGGCCCTCCTCCAGGAAACCGGCTACGCCTTCCTCCACCCCTTTGACGACCCCTGGGTGGTGGCGGGGCAGGGCACGGTGGGCCTCGAGCTTCTGGCCCAAGCGGGGAAAAGGGGGCTTTTCCCCGAGGCGGTCCTGGCCCCCGTGGGCGGGGGTGGGCTCCTCGCCGGGGTGGCCACCGCCATCAAGGCCCTCTCCCCCACCACCCGGGTCTACGGGGTGGAGCCCGTGGGGGCGGACGACGCCCGGCAAAGCCTCCTCAAGGGGGAGATCGTGCGCCTGGCCGAGCCTCCCAGGACCCGGGCGGACGGGGTGCGCACCCTAAGCCTGGGGCGCCTCACCTTCCCCATCCTGAAGGAGAAGGTGGACGGGATCTTGGCCGTGAGCGAGGAGGCCCTCCTCGAGGCCGAACGCCTCCTCTTCACCCGCACGAAGCAGGTGGTGGAGCCCACGGGGGCCTTGCCCTTGGCGGCGGTGCTGGAACACGGGGCAAGCCTCCCCGAAACCCTGGCCCTGGTGCTTTCCGGGGGGAACCGGGACTTCTCTCCCTAG
- the secG gene encoding preprotein translocase subunit SecG, with amino-acid sequence MDFLYTLTILLYLGVAGLLVYLVLVQEPKQGAGDLMGASTDLFSARGVTGGLYRLTVILGVVFAALALLIGLWPR; translated from the coding sequence ATGGACTTCCTCTACACCCTAACCATCCTCCTTTACCTCGGCGTGGCCGGCCTTTTGGTCTACCTGGTCCTGGTGCAGGAGCCCAAGCAGGGGGCGGGGGACCTCATGGGCGCCTCCACCGACCTCTTCTCCGCCCGCGGCGTCACCGGGGGGCTTTACCGCCTCACCGTGATCCTGGGGGTGGTCTTCGCCGCTTTGGCCCTTTTGATTGGCCTCTGGCCCCGTTGA
- a CDS encoding MiaB/RimO family radical SAM methylthiotransferase — protein MRAAFRTLGCKVNQVETEALLGFLKALEPEVVPLEAGADLVVINTCAVTTTAEADARKEIRRARRANPEAFIVVTGCYAELAPEAIRELGVDAVVPNSRKAELPKVILEHFGLPSDPITTPPNEFWGAGERGLLNSRVRAFLKVQDGCQVGCAYCIIPRLRGKERHRDHRDALAEAEALLRLGIREIVLTGVRLGSYRGHPRGIAGLVEDLYHLGAKVRLSSIEPEDTGEDLLRVMARYAPEVRPHLHLSLQTGSDRLLKLMGRRYDKAYYRNLVQRAYELIPGFALTTDVIAGLPTETEEEHRETLAFLEELRPTRVHAFTYTPRPKTRAASMPQVPPEVRKRRTKELIALAHRLAEERIRPKLGETVEVLVERLQGGYALGHTPDYYEARLQGPARPGETVLARVEGVEGYTLLGRVVGVKEEARLELPLR, from the coding sequence ATGCGCGCCGCCTTCCGCACCCTGGGGTGCAAGGTGAACCAGGTGGAAACCGAGGCCCTTTTGGGCTTCCTGAAGGCCTTGGAGCCCGAGGTGGTGCCCCTCGAGGCGGGGGCCGACCTCGTGGTCATCAACACCTGCGCTGTCACCACCACCGCCGAGGCGGACGCCCGCAAGGAGATCCGCCGGGCGCGGCGGGCCAACCCCGAGGCCTTCATCGTGGTCACCGGGTGCTACGCCGAACTGGCCCCGGAAGCGATCCGGGAGCTCGGGGTCGATGCCGTGGTGCCCAATAGCCGCAAGGCCGAGCTTCCCAAGGTGATCCTGGAGCATTTCGGCCTCCCCTCCGACCCCATCACCACCCCGCCCAACGAGTTCTGGGGGGCGGGAGAGCGGGGGCTTTTGAATAGCCGGGTCCGGGCCTTTTTGAAGGTGCAGGACGGCTGCCAGGTGGGGTGCGCCTACTGCATCATCCCTAGGCTCAGGGGAAAGGAGCGCCACCGGGACCACCGGGACGCCTTGGCCGAGGCGGAGGCCCTTCTGCGGCTGGGCATACGGGAGATCGTCCTCACCGGGGTGCGGCTTGGGAGCTACCGGGGGCACCCTAGGGGCATCGCTGGGCTCGTGGAGGACCTTTACCACCTGGGGGCCAAGGTGCGGCTTTCCTCCATAGAGCCGGAGGACACCGGGGAGGACCTCCTCCGGGTCATGGCCCGCTACGCCCCGGAGGTGCGGCCCCACCTCCACCTTTCCCTGCAGACGGGCTCGGACCGGCTCCTGAAGCTCATGGGCCGCCGGTACGATAAGGCCTACTACCGGAACCTGGTGCAAAGGGCCTACGAGCTCATCCCCGGTTTTGCCCTCACCACCGACGTCATTGCCGGGCTTCCCACGGAGACGGAGGAGGAGCACCGGGAAACCCTGGCCTTCCTGGAGGAGCTTCGGCCCACCCGGGTCCACGCCTTCACCTACACCCCCCGCCCCAAGACCCGGGCCGCCTCCATGCCCCAGGTGCCCCCGGAGGTGCGCAAGCGCCGCACCAAGGAACTCATCGCCTTGGCCCACCGCCTGGCGGAGGAGCGCATTAGGCCCAAGCTGGGCGAAACGGTGGAGGTCCTGGTGGAGCGCCTCCAGGGGGGGTACGCCCTGGGCCACACCCCCGACTACTACGAGGCCCGCCTCCAAGGCCCGGCCCGGCCCGGGGAAACGGTCCTTGCCCGGGTGGAGGGGGTGGAGGGGTACACCCTCTTGGGCCGGGTGGTGGGGGTCAAGGAGGAGGCCCGCTTGGAGCTTCCCCTAAGGTAG
- a CDS encoding histidine triad nucleotide-binding protein yields MDCVFCRIVRGELPARKVYEDGGFVAFHDIRPRAPVHVLVVPKEHVEKLSDYPDSEEGERKLGALFRTANRVARLLGLPGYKLQVHVGEKGGQEVFHIHVHVMGSPA; encoded by the coding sequence ATGGATTGCGTGTTTTGCCGCATCGTCCGGGGAGAGCTTCCCGCCCGCAAGGTCTACGAGGACGGGGGCTTCGTGGCCTTCCACGATATCCGGCCGAGGGCGCCCGTCCACGTCCTGGTGGTGCCCAAGGAGCACGTGGAGAAGCTTTCGGATTACCCCGATAGCGAGGAGGGGGAGAGGAAGCTCGGGGCCCTTTTCCGCACCGCCAACCGGGTGGCGCGGCTTCTCGGGCTTCCCGGCTACAAACTCCAGGTGCACGTGGGGGAGAAGGGGGGCCAGGAGGTCTTCCACATCCACGTGCACGTCATGGGGAGCCCCGCCTAA
- a CDS encoding metallophosphoesterase family protein, with the protein MSRAILLFFFLPALAQGVRVAVLGDWGADTPGRAQVAALLRKSHAQNPLTALLTVGDNFYPRGQVVERFIQDLPAVPLYPAFGNHDAPALAEQLRRFRREGPYYQFRLGPVAFFVLYSEADLLAQRAWLSEALAHATAPWRILVLHRPLYSSGLHGGSPLLRSLLEPLLRRHGVALVLAGHDHHYERLEVGPTTHLVLGGGGARLYPTRPPLPFSRALAVAHHALFLEATETALQGYALDPEGRVLDRFRRGSP; encoded by the coding sequence GTGTCCCGGGCCATCCTCCTCTTTTTCTTCCTCCCGGCCCTGGCCCAAGGGGTGCGGGTGGCGGTCCTGGGGGACTGGGGTGCCGACACCCCGGGAAGGGCCCAGGTGGCGGCCCTTCTGCGAAAATCCCACGCCCAAAACCCCCTCACGGCCCTCCTCACCGTGGGGGACAACTTTTACCCCAGGGGCCAGGTGGTGGAGCGGTTTATCCAGGACCTCCCGGCGGTGCCCCTGTACCCCGCCTTCGGCAACCACGATGCCCCCGCCCTGGCCGAGCAGCTTAGGCGCTTCCGCCGAGAAGGGCCCTACTACCAGTTCCGGTTGGGACCCGTGGCCTTCTTCGTCCTCTACAGCGAGGCCGACCTCCTGGCCCAGAGGGCCTGGCTCAGCGAGGCCTTGGCCCACGCCACCGCCCCCTGGCGCATCCTCGTCCTCCACCGCCCCCTCTATTCCTCGGGGCTCCACGGGGGAAGCCCCCTCTTGCGAAGCCTCTTAGAACCCCTCCTAAGGCGCCATGGGGTGGCCTTGGTCCTCGCCGGGCACGACCACCACTACGAGCGCCTCGAGGTGGGCCCCACCACCCACCTGGTCCTGGGGGGCGGCGGGGCGAGGCTCTACCCCACCCGGCCTCCCCTCCCCTTTAGCCGGGCCCTCGCCGTGGCCCACCACGCCCTCTTCCTGGAGGCCACGGAAACCGCCCTCCAGGGCTACGCCCTAGACCCCGAGGGCCGGGTCCTGGACCGCTTTAGGCGGGGCTCCCCATGA
- a CDS encoding bifunctional nuclease family protein gives MLNAKIETLGVDPQNGSVVVLLRTENDKLLPIVIGPLEAHHIVVALQGEKPPRPLTPDLLLSVMEMLQGKLKRVEITDLKDGTFYARLILEHRGIELEVDARPSDAMALALRVGAPILVAEEVVEKAGVEEASLKPHGAAEA, from the coding sequence ATGCTGAACGCCAAGATTGAAACCCTGGGCGTGGACCCCCAGAACGGGAGCGTGGTGGTCCTGCTCAGGACGGAGAATGACAAGCTCCTCCCCATCGTCATCGGCCCCCTCGAGGCCCACCACATCGTGGTGGCCCTGCAGGGGGAAAAGCCCCCCCGTCCCCTCACCCCGGACCTCCTCCTCTCGGTAATGGAAATGCTTCAAGGAAAGCTCAAACGGGTGGAGATCACCGACCTAAAGGACGGCACCTTCTACGCCCGCCTTATCCTGGAACACCGGGGGATTGAACTGGAGGTGGACGCCCGGCCCTCCGACGCCATGGCCCTGGCCCTCCGGGTGGGGGCCCCCATCCTGGTGGCGGAGGAGGTGGTGGAGAAGGCGGGGGTGGAGGAAGCGAGCCTCAAACCCCACGGGGCGGCGGAAGCCTAG
- a CDS encoding phosphoribosyltransferase family protein, with protein MRTYPVEIAGVKRELPIVQVGPDVAVALLNLLGDTELTEAAAEELAKRLPPEVETLVTPEVKAVPLAHALSRITGKPYVVARKTEKPYMINPISRQVLSITTGKPQLLVLDGADVPLIRGRKVAIVDDVVSTGSTLSGLRELIESVGGQVVAVLAVFTEGTPRQDVIALGHLPLFKPE; from the coding sequence GTGAGGACCTACCCTGTGGAGATCGCCGGGGTCAAGCGGGAGCTGCCCATCGTCCAGGTGGGCCCGGACGTGGCCGTGGCCCTTCTCAACCTACTGGGGGATACCGAGCTCACCGAGGCCGCCGCCGAGGAGTTGGCCAAGCGCCTTCCTCCGGAGGTGGAGACCCTGGTCACCCCCGAGGTCAAGGCGGTGCCCTTGGCCCACGCCCTTTCCCGCATCACGGGGAAGCCCTACGTGGTGGCCCGCAAGACGGAGAAGCCCTATATGATCAACCCCATAAGCCGCCAGGTGCTCTCCATCACCACGGGCAAACCCCAGCTCTTGGTCCTGGACGGGGCGGACGTGCCCTTGATCCGCGGGAGAAAGGTGGCCATCGTGGACGATGTGGTCTCCACGGGATCCACGCTTTCCGGCCTTAGGGAGCTCATTGAGAGCGTGGGGGGGCAGGTGGTGGCGGTTCTGGCGGTCTTCACCGAGGGCACGCCCAGGCAGGACGTCATCGCCTTGGGCCACCTACCCCTTTTTAAGCCGGAATAG
- a CDS encoding adenine phosphoribosyltransferase, which produces METYPISIGGVTRHVPLIEPLPGRRIPLVEFLGDPELVRAAALALKPLVPRETEVLFTTETSPIPLTHVLAEEMGLPYVVARRRRRPYMEDPIIQEVQTLTLGVGEVLWLDRRFAEKLLNQKVTLISDVVSSGETMRAMERMVQRAGGRVVGRLAAFRQGSPALDVVTVAELPVL; this is translated from the coding sequence ATGGAAACCTATCCCATCAGCATCGGCGGGGTGACCCGGCACGTGCCCCTGATAGAGCCTTTGCCGGGGCGGCGTATCCCCTTGGTGGAGTTTTTGGGGGACCCAGAGTTGGTGCGGGCCGCGGCCTTGGCCCTAAAGCCCTTGGTGCCCCGGGAAACCGAGGTGCTCTTCACCACGGAAACGAGCCCCATTCCCCTCACCCACGTGCTGGCAGAGGAGATGGGCCTCCCCTACGTGGTGGCCCGCCGCCGCCGCCGCCCCTACATGGAAGACCCCATTATCCAGGAGGTCCAGACCCTCACCCTGGGGGTGGGGGAGGTGCTTTGGCTAGACCGCCGCTTTGCGGAAAAGCTCTTGAACCAGAAGGTGACCCTTATTTCCGATGTGGTTTCTAGCGGCGAAACCATGCGGGCCATGGAGCGCATGGTCCAAAGGGCGGGGGGGCGGGTGGTGGGGCGCCTCGCCGCCTTCCGCCAGGGAAGCCCGGCTTTGGACGTGGTCACCGTGGCGGAACTGCCTGTTCTCTAA